A window from Primulina eburnea isolate SZY01 chromosome 2, ASM2296580v1, whole genome shotgun sequence encodes these proteins:
- the LOC140823771 gene encoding V-type proton ATPase 16 kDa proteolipid subunit, whose product MSSTFSGDETAPFFGFLGAAAALVFSCMGAAYGTAKSGVGVASMGVMRPELVMKSIVPVVMAGVLGIYGLIIAVIISTGINPKAKSYYLFDGYAHLSSGLSCGLAGLAAGMAIGIVGDAGVRANAQQPKLFVGMILILIFAEALALYGLIVGIILSSRAGQSRAE is encoded by the exons ATGTCTTCAACCTTCAGCGGCGATGAAACTGCTCCCTTCTTCGGATTCCTCGGCGCCGCTGCTGCCCTTGTATTCTCTT GTATGGGTGCTGCATATGGGACTGCTAAGAGTGGCGTTGGCGTTGCTTCGATGGGGGTGATGAGGCCAGAGCTGGTGATGAAGTCAATTGTGCCGGTGGTTATGGCTGGTGTTTTGGGTATTTACGGTCTGATTATTGCTGTGATTATCAGCACTGGTATTAACCCTAAAGCTAAGTCTTATTACCTGTTTGATGGCTATGCTCATCTCTCTTCGGGCCTTTCTTGTGGGCTTGCTGGGCTTGCTGCTGGAATGGCTATCGGGATTGTCGGAGATGCTGGTGTTAG GGCTAACGCACAGCAGCCGAAGCTTTTTGTGGGGATGATCCTTATTCTCATTTTCGCTGAAGCTCTGGCACTCTACGGCCTAATTGTTGGAATCATTCTGTCTTCACGGGCCGGCCAGTCTAGAGCTGAGTAG
- the LOC140823770 gene encoding uncharacterized protein, protein MRVHSLCQTALWGILLVSLLGLCSADDKTLFEVVGAADCADCKEYSIKNTQAFSGLRVSVDCKLKSGETKRMGDTKLDKDGKFKISVSQQLHQDCYVQLHSAAAVPCAAQNGVESAKIVLKSQTNGIQTFGPSENLKFSTALCASKTFWPFFKHPPFPFTHPWKKNFPSWPPLPPFPPLYKHKPLFPPIVKPLPPPVPVYKPPVPVYKPPVPVYKPPVPVYKPPVPVYKPKPPVPVYKPPVPVYKPPVPVYKPPVPVYKPKPPVPVYKPPVPVYKPPVPVYKPPVPVYKPKPPVYKPPTPVYKPKPPVPVYKPPVPVYKPKPPVYKPPTPVYKPKPPVPVHKPPVPVYKPKPPVYKPPTPVYKPKPPVPVYKPKPPVYKPPVPIFKPKPPVHKPPVPVYKPPVPVYKPKPPVPVYKPPVPVYKPKPPVYKPPVPVYKPPIYKKPCPPLIPKLPPFPKIKFPPKYFFHHHHHHHKLGHFPPLPPYHP, encoded by the exons ATGAGGGTTCATTCCCTTTGTCAGACAGCCCTTTGGGGAATTCTCTTGGTGTCGTTATTGGGGCTTTGCAGCGCAGATGACAAGACATTGTTCGAGGTTGTCGGGGCAGCAGATTGTGCTGATTGCAAGGAGTACAGCATTAAAAATACTCAGGCATTTTCGG GTCTCAGAGTGAGCGTTGATTGTAAGCTCAAAAGCGGGGAAACAAAAAGAATGGGAGATACCAAGCTCGACAAAGATGGGAAATTCAAGATCTCGGTCTCACAACAACTCCATCAAGATTGCTACGTGCAGCTCCACAGCGCCGCGGCAGTCCCCTGCGCAGCCCAAAATGGCGTCGAATCTGCGAAGATCGTGTTGAAATCCCAAACGAATGGTATCCAAACCTTCGGGCCGAGCGAAAATCTGAAGTTCTCAACTGCATTGTGTGCTTCCAAAACCTTTTGGCCTTTCTTCAAGCACCCACCTTTTCCATTCACCCATCCGTGGAAGAAGAACTTCCCTTCTTGGCCGCCTCTCCCTCCATTTCCGCCTCTCTACAAGCATAAACCACTTTTCCCACCGATTGTCAAGCCTCTACCACCACCAGTTCCCGTCTACAAACCACCAGTTCCAGTGTATAAGCCGCCTGTCCCCGTCTACAAGCCACCAGTTCCAGTCTACAAACCGCCGGTTCCCGTCTACAAACCAAAACCACCAGTTCCAGTGTATAAGCCGCCTGTCCCCGTCTACAAGCCACCAGTTCCAGTCTACAAACCGCCGGTTCCCGTCTACAAACCAAAACCACCGGTTCCAGTGTATAAGCCGCCTGTCCCCGTCTACAAGCCACCAGTTCCAGTCTACAAACCGCCGGTTCCCGTCTACAAGCCAAAACCACCAGTTTACAAGCCACCAACTCCTGTCTACAAGCCAAAGCCACCAGTTCCAGTCTACAAACCGCCGGTTCCCGTCTACAAACCAAAACCACCAGTTTACAAGCCACCAACTCCTGTCTACAAGCCAAAGCCACCAGTTCCCGTCCACAAACCGCCGGTTCCCGTCTACAAACCAAAACCACCAGTTTACAAGCCACCAACTCCCGTCTACAAGCCAAAACCACCAGTTCCCGTCTACAAGCCAAAACCACCAGTTTACAAGCCACCTGTCCCCATCTTCAAGCCAAAACCACCAGTTCACAAGCCACCGGTTCCAGTCTACAAGCCACCTGTCCCCGTCTACAAGCCAAAACCACCAGTTCCAGTCTACAAGCCACCGGTCCCCGTCTACAAGCCAAAACCACCAGTTTACAAGCCACCGGTTCCCGTTTACAAGCCGCCGATATACAAGAAGCCATGCCCTCCACTGATCCCCAAGCTTCCGCCATTTCCGAAGATCAAATTTCCTCCAAAGTACTtcttccaccaccaccaccaccaccacaaaCTCGGGCATTTCCCACCACTACCTCCGTACCATCCTTAA